One window from the genome of Streptomyces sp. NBC_01476 encodes:
- a CDS encoding SIS domain-containing protein, translating to MGEGQVNAATFADEGRSAVERAIAANKDGVAAAGRLVAECVAADGVIHGFGTGHSQATVLELVGRAGGLIPTNRIGLTDLVLRGGADRAILDDPLLERSPGLARKLYELAGPHPQDLFVIVSNSGVNNSIVDMALHVKEAGHKLIALTSLIHTRAVPALHPSGQHLADIADAVLDNCAPAGDALLPLPDGGALCGVSTITSALLVQMVVAEAVGLLTAEGKTAPVYISANLPGGHERNAVLEAHYAGRLHRNGF from the coding sequence ATGGGTGAGGGACAGGTCAACGCGGCGACGTTCGCGGATGAGGGACGGTCGGCCGTGGAGCGGGCCATCGCGGCCAACAAGGACGGCGTGGCCGCCGCCGGCCGCCTGGTGGCGGAGTGCGTCGCCGCCGACGGAGTGATCCACGGCTTCGGTACCGGCCACTCGCAGGCCACGGTGCTGGAACTCGTCGGCCGGGCCGGCGGCCTGATCCCCACCAACCGGATCGGCCTCACCGACCTGGTGCTGCGCGGCGGCGCCGACCGGGCGATCCTCGACGACCCGCTGCTGGAACGCTCCCCCGGCCTGGCCCGCAAGCTCTACGAGCTCGCCGGCCCGCACCCGCAGGACCTCTTCGTGATCGTCTCCAACTCCGGCGTCAACAACTCCATCGTGGACATGGCCCTGCACGTCAAGGAGGCCGGCCACAAACTGATCGCACTCACCTCGCTCATCCACACCCGCGCCGTCCCCGCGCTTCACCCCAGCGGGCAGCACCTCGCCGACATCGCCGACGCCGTACTCGACAACTGCGCCCCGGCCGGCGACGCCCTGCTCCCGCTGCCCGACGGCGGCGCCCTGTGCGGGGTCTCCACCATCACCTCCGCGCTGCTGGTGCAGATGGTCGTCGCCGAGGCGGTCGGCCTGCTCACCGCCGAGGGGAAGACCGCCCCGGTCTACATCTCCGCGAACCTGCCCGGCGGCCACGAGCGCAACGCCGTACTCGAAGCGCACTACGCGGGCCGCCTGCACCGCAACGGTTTCTGA